A genomic stretch from Diachasmimorpha longicaudata isolate KC_UGA_2023 chromosome 2, iyDiaLong2, whole genome shotgun sequence includes:
- the LOC135173149 gene encoding semaphorin-1A-like isoform X1: protein MSISSCFRMIENLIILGLLSLVGRCLAWPSDPVPHLHIKPWDVIGQRFLGNESHVEHFKLLERAPTFILIGARNAIYNISLHDLTEIADQRVQWPSTDAHRELCYLKGPSNDDCQNYVRVFGRQGPDKFLACGTNAYKPQCRQFILQDGSYVGSGDTDGLGLCPYDPQHNSTAVFAGGQLYAATVADFSGGEPLIHREKIRTERSDLNQLNGPNFVSSFAYGDYVFFFYRETAVEYMNCGKAVYSRVGRVCQHDKGGPHAFSDRWTSFLKARLNCSVPGEYPFYFNEIQSMSDVTEGFYAGRHDQLIYGIFTTPVNSIGGSAVCAFAMSSVLEVFQGAFKEQETINSNWLRVLPEKVPELRPGACVNDSRTLPDITVNFVKTHPLMDDAVQSFFALPVLTKVSFNYRFTKVAVDPQVKALDGRTYDILYIGTDDGRVIKALNTKAPDSLTEVGQVIVSDVQVLRYGTAIKDLQVVHLAGEASKLVVIADSEIRAIPLHHCDSQAANSCVACVALQDPHCAWDEMTHTCVAVPTKLHDNDASKTLFQDIINGKHKGCGYKQVSTVSEMAKPVLPVVPPSVGRGELPDERDNEIVIELDRENQYSRTQPRANEPQGVIVTPAVYSAQTLTGALIGTCFFSLIAGFASGFWFSQRLRGTPYPDPPEQRQQLNRLTESSESPAGFNNKSINLVLNVPPKNPNGKNANSSAENKPMQKVKKTYI, encoded by the exons GGGATGTGATCGGCCAGAGGTTCTTGGGAAATGAGAGTCACGTGGAGCACTTTAAGCTTCTTGAACGGGCGCCTACTTTTATCCTGATTGGTGCAAG AAATGCCATTTACAACATCAGTCTCCATGATCTGACGGAAATCGCTGATCAG aGAGTCCAGTGGCCGTCTACAGACGCCCACCGAGAATTATGTTACCTGAAAGGCCCTAGTAATGACGATTGTCAGAATTACGTCCGTGTATTCGGACGTCAGGGACCAGATAAGTTTCTGGCATGTGGAACAAATGCCTACAAGCCTCAGTGCCGACAATTCATCCTGCAG GATGGCTCTTACGTTGGAAGTGGTGACACTGATGGTCTAGGTCTCTGTCCATATGATCCACAGCATAATAGCACAGCAGTTTTTGCTG gTGGACAGTTGTACGCAGCGACGGTCGCGGACTTCTCTGGTGGCGAGCCATTAATCCATCGCGAGAAAATTCGAACTGAACGTTCTGATCTCAATCAATTGAACG GACCGAATTTCGTTAGCTCTTTCGCTTACGGCGATTATGTATTCTTTTTCTATCGAGAGACTGCTGTGGAATATATGAATTGTGGAAAG GCGGTGTATTCACGAGTCGGCCGCGTATGTCAGCATGACAAAGGTGGCCCCCATGCATTTAGCGACAGATGGACGAGTTTCCTGAAAGCCAGACTTAATTGCTCGGTACCAGGAGAATATCCTTTCTATTTTAACGAAATCC AATCAATGAGCGACGTAACAGAGGGCTTCTACGCTGGCCGCCACGATCAATTGATTTACGGTATTTTCACAACCCCagtgaattcaattggggGTTCAGCAGTGTGTGCATTCGCCATGAGCAGTGTTCTCGAGGTCTTCCAGGGTGCATTCAAGGAGCAAGAAACGATAAATAGTAATTGGCTCAGAGTATTGCCAGAAAAAGTGCCGGAGCTACGTCCAGGTGCATGTGTCAATGATTCTAGAACACTTCCAGACATAACAGTGAATTTTGTTAAAACCCATCCCTTGATGGATGATGCTGTACAATCATTCTTTGCACTGCCTGTTCTGACAAAAGTCAGTTTTAATTATAGATTTACTAAAGTTGCCGTCGATCCCCAAGTTAAAGCACTCGATGGGAGAACCTacgatattttatatattggCACTG ACGACGGTAGAGTTATAAAGGCCCTGAACACAAAAGCACCAGACTCACTGACCGAAGTCGGTCAGGTCATTGTGAGCGACGTTCAAGTGCTTCGATATG GTACAGCAATAAAAGATCTCCAAGTAGTTCACCTTGCCGGTGAAGCAAGTAAACTAGTTGTTATAGCTGATTCTGAAATAAGAGCAATACCCCTGCACCACTGCGACAGTCAGGCGGCAAATTCTTGCGTTGCCTGCGTCGCACTTCAGGATCCGCATTGCGCCTGGGATGAAATGACACATACATGCGTAGCAGTGCCAACAAAGTTGCATGATAATGATGCCAGCAAAACCTTGTTCCAAGATATTATTAATGGAAAACACAAGGGATGCGGCTATAAACAag TGAGTACTGTCTCGGAGATGGCGAAACCAGTGCTACCTGTGGTACCACCTAGCGTAGGACGTGGTGAGCTGCCTGACGAAAGGGACAATGAAATCGTCATCGAGTTGGACCGTGAAAATCAGTACAGTCGAACACAGCCAAGAGCTAACGAGCCACAAG gagTGATAGTCACCCCAGCCGTCTACTCAGCGCAAACTTTAACCGGCGCGTTGATCGGCACTTGCTTCTTCTCTTTGATAGCAGGTTTCGCCTCAGGTTTCTGGTTTTCCCAGCGTCTCCGAGGCACCCCATATCCCGATCCTCCTGAGCAACGTCAACAATTAAATCGCCTCACCGAGTCCTCAGAATCTCCCGCTGGTTTTAACAATAAATCTATAAACCTCGTTTTAAACGTTCctccaaaaaatccaaatggaaaaaatgcaaACTCCTCAGCCGAAAATAAACCAATGCAAAAAGTCAAGAAGACGTACATATGA
- the LOC135173149 gene encoding semaphorin-1A-like isoform X2 → MSISSCFRMIENLIILGLLSLVGRCLAWPSDPVPHLHIKPWDVIGQRFLGNESHVEHFKLLERAPTFILIGARNAIYNISLHDLTEIADQRVQWPSTDAHRELCYLKGPSNDDCQNYVRVFGRQGPDKFLACGTNAYKPQCRQFILQDGSYVGSGDTDGLGLCPYDPQHNSTAVFAGGQLYAATVADFSGGEPLIHREKIRTERSDLNQLNGPNFVSSFAYGDYVFFFYRETAVEYMNCGKAVYSRVGRVCQHDKGGPHAFSDRWTSFLKARLNCSVPGEYPFYFNEIQSMSDVTEGFYAGRHDQLIYGIFTTPVNSIGGSAVCAFAMSSVLEVFQGAFKEQETINSNWLRVLPEKVPELRPGACVNDSRTLPDITVNFVKTHPLMDDAVQSFFALPVLTKVSFNYRFTKVAVDPQVKALDGRTYDILYIGTDDGRVIKALNTKAPDSLTEVGQVIVSDVQVLRYGTAIKDLQVVHLAGEASKLVVIADSEIRAIPLHHCDSQAANSCVACVALQDPHCAWDEMTHTCVAVPTKLHDNDASKTLFQDIINGKHKGCGYKQGVIVTPAVYSAQTLTGALIGTCFFSLIAGFASGFWFSQRLRGTPYPDPPEQRQQLNRLTESSESPAGFNNKSINLVLNVPPKNPNGKNANSSAENKPMQKVKKTYI, encoded by the exons GGGATGTGATCGGCCAGAGGTTCTTGGGAAATGAGAGTCACGTGGAGCACTTTAAGCTTCTTGAACGGGCGCCTACTTTTATCCTGATTGGTGCAAG AAATGCCATTTACAACATCAGTCTCCATGATCTGACGGAAATCGCTGATCAG aGAGTCCAGTGGCCGTCTACAGACGCCCACCGAGAATTATGTTACCTGAAAGGCCCTAGTAATGACGATTGTCAGAATTACGTCCGTGTATTCGGACGTCAGGGACCAGATAAGTTTCTGGCATGTGGAACAAATGCCTACAAGCCTCAGTGCCGACAATTCATCCTGCAG GATGGCTCTTACGTTGGAAGTGGTGACACTGATGGTCTAGGTCTCTGTCCATATGATCCACAGCATAATAGCACAGCAGTTTTTGCTG gTGGACAGTTGTACGCAGCGACGGTCGCGGACTTCTCTGGTGGCGAGCCATTAATCCATCGCGAGAAAATTCGAACTGAACGTTCTGATCTCAATCAATTGAACG GACCGAATTTCGTTAGCTCTTTCGCTTACGGCGATTATGTATTCTTTTTCTATCGAGAGACTGCTGTGGAATATATGAATTGTGGAAAG GCGGTGTATTCACGAGTCGGCCGCGTATGTCAGCATGACAAAGGTGGCCCCCATGCATTTAGCGACAGATGGACGAGTTTCCTGAAAGCCAGACTTAATTGCTCGGTACCAGGAGAATATCCTTTCTATTTTAACGAAATCC AATCAATGAGCGACGTAACAGAGGGCTTCTACGCTGGCCGCCACGATCAATTGATTTACGGTATTTTCACAACCCCagtgaattcaattggggGTTCAGCAGTGTGTGCATTCGCCATGAGCAGTGTTCTCGAGGTCTTCCAGGGTGCATTCAAGGAGCAAGAAACGATAAATAGTAATTGGCTCAGAGTATTGCCAGAAAAAGTGCCGGAGCTACGTCCAGGTGCATGTGTCAATGATTCTAGAACACTTCCAGACATAACAGTGAATTTTGTTAAAACCCATCCCTTGATGGATGATGCTGTACAATCATTCTTTGCACTGCCTGTTCTGACAAAAGTCAGTTTTAATTATAGATTTACTAAAGTTGCCGTCGATCCCCAAGTTAAAGCACTCGATGGGAGAACCTacgatattttatatattggCACTG ACGACGGTAGAGTTATAAAGGCCCTGAACACAAAAGCACCAGACTCACTGACCGAAGTCGGTCAGGTCATTGTGAGCGACGTTCAAGTGCTTCGATATG GTACAGCAATAAAAGATCTCCAAGTAGTTCACCTTGCCGGTGAAGCAAGTAAACTAGTTGTTATAGCTGATTCTGAAATAAGAGCAATACCCCTGCACCACTGCGACAGTCAGGCGGCAAATTCTTGCGTTGCCTGCGTCGCACTTCAGGATCCGCATTGCGCCTGGGATGAAATGACACATACATGCGTAGCAGTGCCAACAAAGTTGCATGATAATGATGCCAGCAAAACCTTGTTCCAAGATATTATTAATGGAAAACACAAGGGATGCGGCTATAAACAag gagTGATAGTCACCCCAGCCGTCTACTCAGCGCAAACTTTAACCGGCGCGTTGATCGGCACTTGCTTCTTCTCTTTGATAGCAGGTTTCGCCTCAGGTTTCTGGTTTTCCCAGCGTCTCCGAGGCACCCCATATCCCGATCCTCCTGAGCAACGTCAACAATTAAATCGCCTCACCGAGTCCTCAGAATCTCCCGCTGGTTTTAACAATAAATCTATAAACCTCGTTTTAAACGTTCctccaaaaaatccaaatggaaaaaatgcaaACTCCTCAGCCGAAAATAAACCAATGCAAAAAGTCAAGAAGACGTACATATGA